The following are encoded in a window of Amaranthus tricolor cultivar Red isolate AtriRed21 chromosome 2, ASM2621246v1, whole genome shotgun sequence genomic DNA:
- the LOC130806160 gene encoding leucine-rich repeat extensin-like protein 4, which produces MIWFSSRTHTTLVVVLYLLSIVHKFETKNETESRKSDTQSSDGNESLNEAYIALQAWKRVIYSDPTNFTSNWVGSSVCSYRGVFCAPSIHDNSTTVVASIDLNHLDLAGFLPEEIGLLKDLAVVHLNSNRFCGIIPKTISNLTFLYELDLSNNRFVGPFPDAVLSLPSLKFLDLRYNEFEGSVPSQLFNNKSLDAIFLNNNRFTSVIPSNLGMSTASVIVFANNKFGGCLPPTIAHFQNSIEELLLINTSLTGCLPVELGYLYKLRVLDVSFNHLVGPIPYSIAGLPHLEHLNFAHNMMTGEISDGICVLPNLANFTVSYNFFCQEGGICGNFSSKGVLFDDRRNCLPEKKFQRSKKACDAVLEHPVECEDFHC; this is translated from the coding sequence ATGATTTGGTTTAGTTCAAGGACGCATACTACTTTGGTTGTTGTTCTTTATCTTCTTTCAATCGTACACAAATTCGAAACAAAAAACGAGACTGAGAGTCGCAAATCAGACACGCAGTCTTCAGATGGTAACGAGAGTCTGAATGAGGCATACATAGCGTTACAAGCGTGGAAAAGAGTGATCTACTCAGACCCCACAAACTTCACATCGAATTGGGTTGGATCCTCTGTGTGCAGCTACAGAGGAGTATTCTGTGCACCTTCAATCCATGACAATTCCACTACTGTTGTAGCTTCCATTGACCTGAATCACCTAGACTTAGCCGGTTTCCTTCCTGAGGAAATCGGATTACTGAAAGACCTTGCTGTTGTTCATTTAAACAGCAATCGATTCTGTGGGATCATCCCGAAAACTATTTCAAACCTCACCTTTTTGTATGAACTTGATCTAAGCAATAATCGTTTCGTGGGTCCCTTTCCTGATGCAGTCCTTTCATTGCCTTCACTCAAATTCCTTGATCTTCGATATAACGAGTTTGAAGGCTCCGTTCCATCTCAACTTTTCAACAATAAGTCCCTTGATGCTATTTTCCTTAACAATAACAGGTTCACTAGTGTCATCCCTTCTAATTTGGGTATGTCTACAGCATCTGTTATTGTCTTTGCTAATAACAAATTTGGTGGGTGTTTACCTCCTACTATTGCCCATTTCCAAAACTCGATCGAAGAACTTTTACTCATCAACACAAGTTTAACTGGCTGTTTACCAGTTGAACTTGGATACCTCTATAAACTTAGAGTATTAGATGTTAGTTTCAATCATTTGGTGGGTCCCATTCCTTACAGTATTGCAGGTTTACCACACTTAGAACACCTTAATTTTGCTCATAATATGATGACTGGTGAAATCTCTGATGGGATTTGTGTGTTGCCTAATTTGGCTAATTTTACAGTTTCTTATAACTTTTTTTGTCAAGAAGGTGGGATTTGTGGGAATTTTTCATCTAAAGGTGTTTTATTCGACGATCGTCGGAATTGCTTGCCTGAGAAGAAGTTTCAGAGGAGTAAGAAGGCTTGTGATGCTGTGTTGGAGCATCCTGTTGAGTGTGAGGACTTCCATTGTTAA